The Microbacterium sp. KUDC0406 genome includes a window with the following:
- a CDS encoding acyl-CoA dehydrogenase, which translates to MFGEAFGLDLVARGTGGAFSAEDATEIVAGAGEFAASVLAPLETVGDREGARLEDGQVHLPAGFAEAYQAFAEAGWVTAEAPESAGGDGLPGSIRAGLGEIWNGSNAAFALCWLLSAGQIHALDAAASDEIRETYLTRLVSGEWTGTMNLTEPEAGTDLGAIRTMATPRPDGSWGISGQKIFITWGDHDVAPNIVHLVLARTPDAPAGAKGLSLFVVPKFLPDAAGGPGERNAVTTASIEHKLGIHGSPTCVLAYEDATGHLVGEVGGGLAGMFVMMNSARAGMGFQATGISDRAYQQAAAYADERRQGGVLDRPAGAPIAEHPDVRRLLLSMQSRVFAMRALGVYLGDLFDRAETDGTGALAEFFVPILKGWATEDAVALTSDAIQVHGGMGFIEETGVAQHYRDARIMPIYEGTTAIQSNDLIGRKVIRNGGATAEELFAQIEQTVTALRGLDDAVAARTADRLERAIASARTATAALLGFGQTRDAYGVSVPYLMLLGTLAGGWMHGLAVTAVLAHDTQDAADAARLVSADFYGAHHLPRVHMLAETVAAGEIA; encoded by the coding sequence CTGTTCGGCGAGGCCTTCGGCCTCGACCTGGTCGCGCGGGGCACCGGCGGCGCATTCAGCGCCGAGGACGCCACCGAGATCGTCGCGGGTGCCGGTGAGTTCGCGGCATCCGTCCTCGCGCCGCTCGAGACCGTCGGCGACCGCGAGGGCGCCCGTCTCGAAGACGGCCAGGTGCACCTTCCTGCCGGATTCGCCGAGGCGTATCAGGCCTTCGCCGAGGCCGGGTGGGTCACCGCCGAGGCCCCCGAGTCTGCGGGCGGCGACGGCCTGCCCGGCTCGATCCGCGCCGGACTCGGCGAGATCTGGAATGGCTCGAACGCGGCCTTCGCGCTGTGCTGGCTGCTCTCGGCCGGCCAGATCCACGCGCTGGACGCCGCGGCATCCGATGAGATCCGCGAGACGTACCTGACCAGGCTGGTATCCGGCGAGTGGACCGGCACGATGAACCTCACTGAGCCCGAGGCCGGCACCGACCTGGGAGCGATCCGCACCATGGCGACGCCGCGACCGGATGGCTCGTGGGGCATCAGCGGCCAGAAGATCTTCATCACCTGGGGTGACCACGACGTCGCGCCGAACATCGTGCACCTCGTGCTCGCGCGCACCCCGGATGCCCCGGCCGGCGCCAAGGGGCTGTCGCTGTTCGTCGTGCCGAAGTTCCTTCCTGACGCCGCAGGCGGGCCCGGTGAGCGCAATGCCGTCACCACCGCATCGATCGAGCACAAGCTCGGCATCCACGGCAGTCCTACCTGCGTGCTCGCCTATGAGGACGCCACAGGCCACCTCGTCGGCGAGGTCGGCGGGGGACTGGCCGGCATGTTCGTGATGATGAACTCCGCCCGCGCGGGCATGGGGTTCCAGGCCACCGGCATCTCGGATCGCGCCTACCAGCAGGCAGCCGCGTACGCCGACGAGCGCCGTCAGGGCGGCGTGCTCGACCGCCCTGCGGGCGCTCCCATCGCCGAGCACCCCGACGTTCGCCGCCTGCTGCTCTCGATGCAGAGCCGCGTCTTCGCGATGCGCGCGCTGGGCGTGTACCTCGGCGACCTGTTCGACCGCGCCGAGACCGACGGCACGGGCGCTCTGGCTGAATTCTTCGTGCCGATCCTGAAGGGCTGGGCGACCGAGGACGCCGTCGCACTGACCAGCGACGCGATCCAGGTGCACGGCGGCATGGGCTTCATCGAGGAGACCGGTGTCGCACAGCATTATCGGGATGCCCGGATCATGCCGATCTACGAGGGCACGACTGCGATCCAGTCGAACGACCTGATCGGCCGCAAGGTGATCCGCAACGGCGGCGCGACCGCCGAGGAGCTGTTCGCGCAGATCGAGCAGACCGTCACCGCCCTGCGCGGCCTGGATGACGCCGTCGCCGCGCGCACCGCGGATCGCCTCGAGCGCGCGATCGCGTCGGCTCGCACGGCCACCGCCGCGCTGCTCGGTTTCGGCCAGACCCGCGACGCCTACGGCGTCAGCGTGCCGTACCTCATGCTGCTCGGCACGCTCGCCGGCGGTTGGATGCACGGCCTCGCCGTGACCGCGGTGCTCGCGCATGACACGCAGGATGCTGCGGATGCCGCGCGGCTGGTGTCCGCCGACTTCTACGGCGCCCACCACCTGCCCCGCGTGCACATGCTCGCCGAGACGGTCGCGGCCGGCGAGATCGCATGA
- the soxR gene encoding redox-sensitive transcriptional activator SoxR: protein MTTEPAHTPDDPLTIGEMSRRTGVAPSALHFYESLGLIASTRTPGNQRRYARHMLRRVSLITVAKNLGLPLSEVKDAFADVPLTRTPTHTEWARASRRWKRELEKRREGIERLERELTGCIGCGCLSMRACGLLNPDDALGTRGAGALRLQDDAG, encoded by the coding sequence ATGACCACAGAGCCCGCGCACACCCCGGACGACCCGCTGACCATCGGCGAGATGAGCCGTCGCACCGGCGTCGCACCGTCGGCACTGCACTTCTACGAGAGTCTCGGCCTGATCGCCTCGACCCGTACGCCGGGCAATCAGCGGCGCTATGCCCGGCACATGCTGCGCCGGGTCTCGCTGATCACCGTCGCGAAGAACCTCGGCCTGCCGCTGTCCGAGGTGAAGGACGCGTTCGCCGACGTCCCGCTCACTCGGACGCCGACCCACACGGAGTGGGCCCGCGCATCGCGACGCTGGAAGCGCGAGCTCGAGAAGCGGCGCGAGGGCATCGAACGCCTGGAGCGCGAACTCACCGGATGCATCGGCTGCGGATGTCTGTCGATGCGGGCCTGCGGACTGCTGAACCCCGACGACGCGCTCGGCACGCGGGGCGCCGGCGCGCTGCGTCTGCAGGACGACGCGGGCTGA
- the fdxA gene encoding ferredoxin, whose amino-acid sequence MTYVIALPCVDVKDRACVDECPVDCIYEGERSLYIHPDECVDCGACEPVCPVEAIFYEDDLPEEWADYYKANVEFFDEIGSPGGAAKVGAYDFDHPVIAALPPQAVAE is encoded by the coding sequence ATGACCTACGTGATCGCACTGCCATGCGTCGACGTCAAGGACAGAGCCTGCGTCGACGAGTGTCCGGTGGACTGCATCTACGAGGGCGAGCGATCGCTGTACATCCACCCCGACGAGTGCGTGGACTGCGGGGCCTGCGAACCTGTCTGTCCGGTCGAGGCGATCTTCTACGAGGATGACCTGCCCGAGGAATGGGCCGACTACTACAAGGCCAACGTCGAGTTCTTCGACGAGATCGGCTCGCCGGGTGGCGCGGCGAAGGTCGGGGCGTACGACTTCGACCACCCCGTGATCGCCGCCCTTCCCCCGCAAGCGGTGGCTGAGTGA
- a CDS encoding flavin reductase family protein — protein MVLKPGAPVPSEVGEAMKAAFRRHPAGVAIITAMTPTGPVGLTASSVASVAVDPAAIVFSVTRATGSAGAILAADGFVVHLIDDEHSALAQSFAVSGAERFTPEQGWDILPTGEPHLPAARVALRCRPLQTVPVGASTVVIAEVVEVLFGDEGRPLVYVDRAFHALPHAD, from the coding sequence ATGGTCCTGAAGCCGGGAGCGCCCGTCCCTTCCGAGGTGGGCGAGGCCATGAAGGCCGCCTTCCGCCGGCATCCCGCCGGGGTCGCGATCATCACGGCCATGACACCGACGGGCCCGGTGGGCCTGACCGCGTCGAGTGTCGCCTCGGTGGCTGTCGACCCTGCGGCGATCGTCTTCTCGGTCACGCGCGCGACCGGCAGCGCCGGCGCGATCCTCGCCGCGGACGGTTTCGTCGTGCATCTCATCGACGACGAGCACTCCGCGCTCGCGCAGAGCTTCGCCGTGAGCGGGGCAGAGCGGTTCACGCCCGAGCAGGGCTGGGACATCCTTCCCACGGGTGAGCCGCATCTGCCCGCCGCCCGTGTCGCGCTGCGATGCCGACCGCTGCAGACGGTGCCGGTCGGGGCATCGACCGTCGTCATCGCCGAGGTCGTCGAGGTGCTCTTCGGCGACGAGGGCCGCCCACTGGTCTACGTCGACCGCGCGTTCCACGCGCTCCCGCACGCCGACTGA